Within Acanthochromis polyacanthus isolate Apoly-LR-REF ecotype Palm Island chromosome 3, KAUST_Apoly_ChrSc, whole genome shotgun sequence, the genomic segment gtcaaagcaaaTTTTTACTTGCACAAGGAATCACTTGAACAGAGCAGAGTCTGAACGACTGACTGACAAAGGTGGAAAATAGCATAGCTTTATACAGGCACTTCTGCATGAGTTACACATCTTGGTATGTGTTATCTGTAATTCGTTACAGGCAGGTGGTTAGTGCTGGTTTCTTATCTTGCCAAAGCCTGTGCGAGCAGCTTGTGCCATTGTTCCTCTTTTCACATAgtacacatcacacagtattacgATGAAAAGgacattcaatcatcaaatatAGTAATTTTCACAACAACTGGCACTTTAAGTTACATTGACTTAAACAGAATGTTATATGGGACTTTTCAAATGAGTCTTTCTGTTCTTTCCAGACAAGAAGACATCAGGTATTGAGATTTTCTGCAACAACATGTCAGAGACAGACGAGCTGAGAAAACTGGCTGGTAAGTGTGAGGATGAAACTCGTCACATTAAGTCCAATTCATTGGCAAAACTGCGTGTcatatagcctagccgcgctagacaacccacggcaacgaatttaattctctgccagggtgggtctagttaccctccataaggctcgaggctggattctcctaaaactggccggaccaatcaccatgaagtgtagagtcagaaggtgggcgtaactaagtgaggacagaggcgcgacgattctgacagaaacaaccagcgcacaataaacagttatctttcgactcggctttggccacagcccttaaagatttgaagctaaaattcaacttgaaagataaacaaaggacggcacttaagtgtttcattgagaagaaagacgtatttggacttatgccgacgggatatggcaaatccttaatataccagttggctccgctggttgggaagctaatgggacttagccacaatccgccggcgctctaggaactacatcagcctattcgttgcactaactggttgtatacctacccaattgctgcagagtgatttgaaagacaacctttcagcccgcctccctccctgtcaagcggccctagacccttgtgccttcaaaaacatgggtctagcgcggctggGCTACATGTCATATACAATATATCACATGACATAATAACTTACAATAAATTATGACTATCCACAGTTGTAAAAAATGTGTAGAGCAAACCAGTTCCTCCACCACTTCTCTCTTTTTGCTTTCGCTGTGTCAACACATGCAATTAAACACATGGAATTAAGCAGCAACACATAGATCATGTTTCATTGTTGTTAGGAGAAGCTGTCTTTAAAGGATCATGATGGAAACGAGATatgtaaatttatattttaatttcagaGACATTAATGGTCTTTTTGCTCCCACAACAGATCACTATTTTCAACAGGGATGGATATACATGCGCCCCAGTCTCTACTATATTTCTTCTACCAGGAAAACCTGGAAGGACAGTAGAAAGGACTGTCTGCAAAGAGGTGCGGACCTGGTGATTATCGACTCCGAAGAagaacaggtgtgtgtgtgtgtgtgtgtgtgtgtgtgtgtgtgtgtgcgtgtgtgcgtgtgtgcgggcccatgtttttgctacattgtggggaccaagtgtccccacaactgtaggaaaaccgaaaactatgtcacttgtggggacctcattttggtccccacaagtttaaacagtgttttcttggccatgttgttgttactgaaaaaagtaaaagttcaaaaacgtttctttagggttagccattgttttcgttagggtttggttaaggttagggttagggttaggggttagatatgaatgggagtcaatggtaagtccccacaatgacagaaaacataatatgtgcgtgtgcgtgtgtgtgtgtgtgtgtgtgtgtgtgtgtgtgtgtgtgtgtgtgtgtgtgtgtgttcatgtgtattAATGTTAAGATCAATTCCATTTGTAATGATGATTGATTTTCTCTGCAAGGACTTTACAAGGATGTTTCACAAACTCATGTGGATTGGACTGactgagggagggaggaaaggagAGTGGCAGTGGGTGGATGGGACTCCACTGACGACAAGGTTAACacaatattcttttatttaactTAAAGCAATTTTGAAACTCTTTACCTTAAAGCTCACTACAAATTCCAATGCCAGtttaatgaataaattaaactttcatattctttcatttatttcctattttattttctgtttcagctACTGGGGCCCCGGGGAACCTAATGATTTTGAGGGCAAAACAGAAGACTGTGTAGAAATAAAGTTCCACGATAACAAGAACAGCTGGAATGACATACCATGTGATGACTTAAACTTCTGGATCTGTGAAAAGAAAGTGACTCTATAAGTCAGCATATATAATATCCTGTAAAGCTGAACAACACTTTAAGGTTAAATCTGAATTCACACAATCATTTTTATGCAAAAGATAATCTGGAAGGCTGTCTGACAATCTataattctacagtttcatttagcagacactttaaTCCTTTatagaaacattttatttcagtgaGTATAAAAAATATCTTGTGTGTTAGGGTGGGAATTTGTGCATTTGTAGTCATAAGTGTGCAAATGTTAGGCTTAATTTTTTATACTGTAAACTAAAAATTACATGACAGTGCATCTCAGGTCAAGTTGCAGAGTAACgcaaaaacaatgtaaaaggCAATATGATCGATTACTTTCTACTTGGAGTtaattaaatgatgaaaaagattgaaaaaatgattgaaaagtaCTGAGAAATAGGAATTATATTACTGTTTTTTGAGTAGCAACTCCAAATTAATTCACCCCACATGACATTTTGGGACAAACGTGACTCTCTCTGATATACTCAAACAAATGGTGCAcagatttgaaaataaaaaaacaaaaaaattacattttcagtcattcaaAAGGTGTATGGAGTGATCTATTCAAAAAGCCCAGATTTAAATCTCACTAACACATTGCATGAGTGTTTGAGATGAGTAGTAAATGCAAATAACCCCTGAAAGACTTTGTAGCGACAGGAATTTTGCATTAAATCGTAACCACAAATTTCAGTAAGTAGATGTTATAGAGTGATACAAAATACCCCCAAGACATTATAACAGTTAGAGGGACAATTTTAGCTTCCAACGTCAAGCAGGAATATTAAAtctattacatttttgttaaattaattatGTTAGTGCTTAAATATATCACCTTTATCTTTGGGTGTTCTTTCAAAGAAGttcaaatgtttgcttgttcaaatatgttttaaaagttAGCAATTTATAATAactctacactgtaaaacattgtaaaataatttcttcaaATCAACTCATCTTTTGTAGTTTGCTTAATGTAAATATATGAGGTTTTGCTTTTtcctatttattttaaatgtctattttttgtgttttcagaccACTTTAGAACTTAAAAACATGGGCTCTTACAACTTGAGACGCTTTAACTTAAAATGATgaattgaatgaatgaatagcTGACAATTCATTCAACTCATTAAATTAGGTTTAGAAGAAACAACACCAGCATATAACCACATTTCCCGGGATGCAATGCTACAGAGTCAAAACTCTAGAGACACTCTTGTTTCTGGgctttaagaaaacaaacatggtgGAAACTTGCTGTGTAACTTCAAGAGATAGAAGTTATGCAGCAATTAAGTTTAATTAGGTTCTGATTGTTTCTTTTCATAATAGTCAAAACGGGTCTAACATTACAAACGTTCCAACTTATTTCAGTCCTGACACCTGTAAACTAATAATCTATAACCAGAAGCACCTTCACAGATCATATTTGTACTGAGTTTGGTTAAATATGGCTTCTACAGCTGAGGCTTCTTaatgtcaaataaagaaaaaatgatttcatgtgAAGGTTGCCTGGCCAAAATGGTCAAGGAAGGTGGTAGGCAGACAAACCCAGCAGACTTCTTTGAGTGACAAAGAGGTGCAGATTTTATTGTGCAGTGCTTCTCcattttgtgaaaaataaagttacaaaacaatacaaaagaatttacaaagaaaattaACTTCAAACTAATCTTGTAGCTACACAACAGAAAAAACCTCATATTCTGGCAGCACAACCTCACCTCCCTCTTGAGGCAGTCAAGCTTAACTGCTTATATAGAGCTTTCATTGACATTTATTCACCTGGGTTCTACCACAATACAACATGATGACCTACTGTTTGACCTAGCTGACAACAACTCACTTAACACCATAACCATAGACCCTACAAACCTCTAAGAATATTTAAATGACTCTCTGAAAAGGTGTATATAAAAACATTACTGCTGAATGccttttaaaacaaaagaaacattaatccaaagaaaagagaaaacccTCCACATGGTCTGGTCCAGTGATGTCACTCTGACATCGGCAACACTATAAAGTCAGGAAGTGGTGGGCCGGCCTCCTCCCTAACACCAGTCCCACATGGTGAACCAGAACAAACGAACAAAGAAAGGTAAAtatgaacaaagaaacaaacaattcaACAACATTTAACCTGTTACTTgtgatggtgaaatcgaagcttcatgaagcaatgaaccactttgacacatctgcttcaagaatgacacattgcttcgaagcatttgacacaaccagaagagtgacatctgctggtcatgtgtcagaactgcatccaagtggaaaaaaatgaaaaagcctcaggatatgaaggtatttcaggtgcaaaatgtttgagcacctgtaacatcgaatttgtagttgtgtacattgaatttgtatgtgtatcagcaaatctggcTTCCCACACtctgagttgtgtacttgtaaaataatttcttgtatgtgtcgattttttttcttcccacaaatacaacacaaaaatacacattcacaaaatcataattacaggtgcacaaatcacatttacaggtgcacaaatccttctctacaagtcacatatttcagcactgacacgctcacattttgcacctattgttgcagcacactacagtgccttgcgaaagtattcggcccccttgaacttttcaacctttcgccacatttcaggcttcaaacataaagatataaaatttttattttttgtcaagaatcaacaacaattgggacacaatcatgaagtagaatgaaatttattggatattttaaacttttttaacaaataaaaaactgaaaagtggggtgtgcaatattattcggcccctttactttcagtgcagcaaactcactccagaagttcagtgaggatctctgaatgatccaatgttgtcctaaatgactgatgatgataaatagaatccacctgtgtgtaatcgaGTCTCcctataaatgcacctgctctgtgatagtctcagggttctgtttaaagtgcagagagcatcatgaagaccaaggaacacaccaggcaggtcagagatactgttgtggagaagtttaaagccggatttggatacaaaaagatttcccaagctttaaacatctcaaggagcactgtgcaagcaatcatattgaaatggaaggagtatcagaccactgcaaatctaccaagacccggccgtccctctaaactttcacctggaacaaggagaagactgatcagagatgcagccaagaggcccatgatcactctggatgaactgcagagatctacagctgaggtgggagagtctgtccataggacaacaatcaatcgtacactgcacaaatctggcctttatggaagagtggcaagaagaaagccatttctcaaagatatccataaaaagtctcgtttaaagtttgccacaagccacctgggagacacaccaaacatgtggaagaaggtgctctggtcagatgaaaccaaaatccaactttttgtccacaatgcaaaacgatatgtttggcgtaaaagcaacacagctcatcatcctgaacacaccatccccactgtcaaacatggtggtggcagcctcatggtttgggcctgcttttcttcagcagggacagggaagatggttaaaattgatgggaagatgaatggagccaaatacaggaccattctggaagaaaacctgttggagtctgcaaaagacctgagactgggatggagagttatcttccaacaggacaatgatccaaaacataaagccaaatctacaatggaatggttcacaaataaacgtatccaggtgttagaatggccaagtcaaagtccagacctgaatccaatcgagaatctgtgggcagagctgaagactgctgttcacaaacgctctccatccaacctcactgagctcgagctgttttgcaaggaagaatgggcaagaatttcagtctctcgatgtgcaaaactgatagagacataccccaagcgacttgcagctgtaattgcagcaaaaggtggcgctacaaagtattaatgcaagggggccgaataatattgcaggccccacttttcaggtttttatttgttaaaaaagtttaaaatatccaataaatttcgttccacttcacgattgtgtcccacttgttgttgattcttgacaaaaaattaaaattttatatctttatgtttgaagcctgaaatgtggcgaaaggttgaaaagttcaagggggccgaatactttcacaaggcactgtaagtgcaaaacatacttgtgcacctgtattgtacgaagtgaagctgaagtgggaatttgaatatgtgcaaatctgaatgtgaacttgtgcaataagtatgtgaaataatttaccacgaaaatagctgtgtcctctaacacacgaacacaaattgctacttacaaccactcgaatcctcccaacgagtcacacattctctgttttctacaggtgcaaatcagaaatctacaggtgcaaatcagaaatcatacTTCCGGTCCCGTTGAGATATTTGgtgtaaaactacaaaacgatccgatctgtgtataaattctatgctctgagattgacagacttttcggccagtcagggagacgctttgaatcagacccctatgctttttaagacctggacagattgaaatgtccaaccccttcaaagttcgcacgaagcaccgcgacacgcgatgtgacgtaacgaggcctcGCTCTCAatagtcacgtgattgtgggcgtgctgaagcagggatcgaaacaccgtctgggaacactttcgcttcaaaagctcggcactgtgtcgagcaaactggctcgagcgTAACATCACTACCTGTAACTTAATAAAGGATAACTGAAACTAATTATGGCTGTGCATTTTCTTTTAACTCATCGATGTAAACTGCAACAATTattaacacaaacaaacccGGGATAGTAAGTGCCACAATGTTACACTGACATGGATAAATTAAAGcagaacacacaaacaataaTAGTGTTGTggaatgtgtaaaataaatgcattaagGGACAAGTGGTGAGGTGAAATGAAATATcactttgtcacatttcaacCAACAAAATTTGAAAGGAAGTGAATtgaactttttgttttgttcaagtATGTTTGATTTAACTCAACACGTTTCACACTTTCACAGCTCACAAGATGattttgaactaatttttcAGCCGACGTGCAGCTACCTCACACTTCTAAGGTAGTAAGAGAATGTAACAGATCAGTTCTAAGCTGAATGAGCTTAAACTGATCTACAGTGTACTTGTTTCTTCACatggttgttatttttaaatatatattcagAGTGGAAAAAGTCTTTATGCCTGAGTTTTGTCCTTTGTTTCAGCCTCACCTTCAAACACAGAAGGCCTGCTCACTGTTTTCTCATCTCtactttcattcattcaacaaCTGAACTCTAAATTGTAAACTTAAAGTTTGGTGAATAGTGAATGTATTTAGGGCAAAAGCAGATGCCCAAACAGTGATTACCCATGActtcctttttaattttttttgctcttcCCCTTTTTACATGCTGAGTGTCCTGCCTCTTTCTGAGAACAGACAGAACCATTCTATCAAGATTTATTGAATacctttgacatttttgagtgttttaatgTATGACTGCTACAAGAAAGCAATGTCGGAGGAACTGCACACTGAGCCTGGCAGCGTGAGGACGGTTCACTGGGATCAGGATGACAAGGACAGTATAGTGGGCATCTATGTGAGTGCAGAAAGCCTGAGAGTGTATGACAACCCCTGGACAGAAGGCAGGTCGCCAAATACACCCGGACCTGCAGGAGCTCAGCACACAGGTATGGACTCAGCAGGCatgaatgacaaagacaaaagtATGGATGGCtcagatttagattttattatatattttaaacaggttggtttggttttggttagTGTAACAGCCTCAGTACTGTTGTCTCTGAACAagtgtttaaatgtatttgtgtattaCAATTTATGAATTCAGATCACAGAAATTCATCTAGTATTTGATGCATCTGATTTGAATtaaatggattttaatcatttgatgTATTCTAAAACCTTCTTTCCTTTGTGAAGTGTCTTTGGTGAATGAAAACTCTGGAAGAAGGAGGCATGTCAGAGGCGATACAGCATTTCTGGGTCTGTTGTGTCTGCTTTTCCTGGCTGGGATCATCTGTCTGGTGGTCAAAAGTAAGCATTTCCCAAATGatgatagaaataaaaataatgtaaagaaaATTTCACATGTTGGTTATGTGAGGGCAACAGGAAATAAttactttctgttttgttgctctCTTTGATATATCAGTGAATAAACAAAAAGCCAGCTGGGAAAAAGAGAGACATCAGTTGTGTGTTGCTGTCAACAGAATGGCTGCACAGTTAATGGCCAATAACACTAAACCCAGCAACGGAAGAAATTACTGGAAGAGGCTTTGTGGTAAGTAGAATATTGCCACTTTTGATTCATCACTTCTATCTCTGAATAAGAATCATGTATTGATTGTATTTGAAAATGCACCAACTCTTGCTGTGTCTTTACAATCTTAGAGGATCCTCCGTTTTCTTAGTTTACTTTATTTTGCAAAATAGAgaacaacatgacaaaatgggaaaaaaaatatacaagcaacaagttattttaatttttaatcatAAATGGACAGTTATGATGTTAAAACAGAAAGTAGGAAGTAGGGCGAGATGAACCCATTGTTCCTCTCTGTGCCCTATATAGGAGGTCAACCTGTTGATGTGTAGTTCCACCTGTGAATCGGAGATTTTTCACCATTGGCTGcacttctctctgtctttctcataaagtgaaaaatgagacaatgaaCCAAGCAAACAAGTTCCCTCTGTACCACACCTGAACCACATAAATAGCAATGAAGATAAGGTAATTGAGAATAATAAAGAAGaattacaaataaacaaaaattcacaaaaaatccacGTCCAAGCACAAAAGATGggttcaaaaaataaaaggccTTTACTTTGGTGAGTGAGAGTAATTGAAACACACCAACTTGTTTTGGTGTCCTTCTTTTTTCAATTTGTCCACActgttcaaaaaataaaatccagtaCATTTTTTATAACAGCTTAAAAATATGTGCTGTCATCATTCAGTTATTCATCTCTTTGTAACAAATATTGACTCACATGAGCACTgaattttatcattttgcttttgttttggatGATTGATATGATTTTAAGACTTTAGCAAGTCAGTTTAAAACTCTACAGCTGTAAAATACTGTTAAACTGCAGAATACTGActgaaaaatgttgcttttattCTAATTGATTCCTATGTGTCTGTCTttagaatcacagaaaaaaaggaacTGAGTGTGAATGGATGGGACGCCGCTCACCACAGAACAGTATGCGTTGGAATTACTGTTCAAAGATATTTGGACTAAAGGATTTCTTTTACTGCATTGTATgatagaatcagaatcagaagcaactttattgtcattgcacactttcgtATACAACGAGATTACATTTGAGCCGCCCTTATATTAGCAACATTAGTGAAAAAGCAGCTTATTCTAATGTAGACAAAAATATGTCACTTCTTGTGCAATGCTGCAATTCTGTGGCTTTTtgaatgtgcaaaaataattcTAAATAGTGTGTAAAGTTGTTATATGTTACTGCAGGTTGTCTGTCATCTGCATGGTTTTCTGTAGATTTGTTTGCACATGTATGCTTATTTTagtcatgttgtttttgtattatAGTACAACCAAAATTTAACATAACTAGTAGTAATTATTTGTAGATTAACtcctttttaaaatcaataagGAGTCACAAAAATGATTATAATAACccaaaatgatgtcatttttaaacaaggAATGTATAAAAGTTTACaagaaaattaatatttagg encodes:
- the LOC127533403 gene encoding CD209 antigen-like protein E isoform X2, which encodes MVRAAHREQSEIITEYVNLPDVPARSRLSKAGEETPAAAGRKLFRLVAVSFGLLCILQVILNISLRFALYKKTSGIEIFCNNMSETDELRKLADHYFQQGWIYMRPSLYYISSTRKTWKDSRKDCLQRGADLVIIDSEEEQDFTRMFHKLMWIGLTEGGRKGEWQWVDGTPLTTSYWGPGEPNDFEGKTEDCVEIKFHDNKNSWNDIPCDDLNFWICEKKVTL